In Halorhabdus rudnickae, the following proteins share a genomic window:
- a CDS encoding Lrp/AsnC family transcriptional regulator, giving the protein MDLDDTDRALVDALLEDGRATVRDLAAQAGIAVETAERRIDALEDADIIEGYTARVDYDALGYDVTAVVRLRVSGSTEAVAETFEEYAWARSVYEVTGEDDYVLIGRFRDTDDMHGKVAELLTEPAVGSVTVDVVLDTVRACETVRIETTEN; this is encoded by the coding sequence ATGGACCTAGACGACACCGATCGCGCGCTCGTCGATGCCCTCCTCGAAGACGGCCGGGCAACGGTCCGCGATCTCGCCGCCCAAGCGGGTATCGCCGTCGAGACGGCCGAACGGCGGATCGACGCCCTCGAGGACGCCGACATCATCGAGGGCTACACTGCCCGGGTCGATTACGACGCGCTGGGGTACGACGTGACCGCCGTCGTCCGGCTCCGCGTCAGTGGATCGACCGAAGCCGTGGCCGAAACGTTCGAGGAGTACGCCTGGGCCCGCTCGGTCTACGAGGTGACCGGCGAAGACGACTACGTCCTGATCGGGCGATTCCGCGACACTGACGACATGCACGGGAAAGTCGCCGAACTGCTGACCGAACCTGCGGTGGGTTCGGTCACCGTCGACGTAGTGCTGGATACCGTCCGGGCGTGTGAGACGGTACGGATCGAGACGACAGAGAACTGA
- the hemB gene encoding porphobilinogen synthase, which translates to MTDEPGLTRRPRRLRTDGVRPLVRETTLEASDLIAPVFVDATTDERVPIETMPGHERVPLEHAVDRVEEILETGVEAIIVFGIPESKDNDGSRAWADDGVVQEAVRRITTETDAYVITDVCMCEYTEHGHCGLLEPDAREEPTLTVRNDDTVEALSRIAVSHAEAGADMVAPSAMMDGMVGAIRNGLDETGHADVPIMSYAAKYESAFYGPFRDAADGAPAFGDRRHYQMDPGNAREAMREVELDVEEGADVLMVKPALPYLDVVSDVRERFDHPVAAYNVSGEYAMLHAAAEQGWLDLEETAYESLLSIKRAGADLILTYFAEDLAARL; encoded by the coding sequence ATGACCGATGAGCCAGGGCTCACCCGTCGCCCGCGCCGGCTCCGGACGGACGGCGTCCGGCCGCTGGTCCGGGAGACGACCCTCGAAGCGAGTGACCTGATCGCACCCGTCTTCGTCGACGCGACGACCGACGAACGGGTGCCGATCGAGACGATGCCCGGCCACGAGCGCGTCCCCCTTGAGCACGCGGTCGATCGCGTCGAAGAGATTCTCGAAACCGGCGTCGAAGCGATCATTGTCTTCGGCATCCCCGAATCAAAAGACAACGACGGATCGCGGGCCTGGGCCGACGACGGGGTCGTTCAGGAGGCCGTCCGCCGGATTACGACTGAGACCGACGCCTACGTCATTACTGACGTCTGCATGTGCGAGTACACCGAACACGGCCACTGCGGCTTGCTGGAACCCGACGCCCGCGAGGAACCGACGCTGACGGTCCGGAACGACGATACCGTAGAGGCGCTGTCACGCATCGCCGTCTCTCACGCCGAAGCGGGTGCGGACATGGTCGCTCCCTCGGCGATGATGGACGGGATGGTCGGAGCGATTCGCAATGGACTGGACGAGACCGGTCACGCCGATGTCCCGATCATGAGCTACGCCGCCAAATACGAGTCGGCCTTCTACGGTCCCTTCCGGGACGCTGCCGACGGCGCGCCCGCGTTCGGCGACCGGCGACACTATCAGATGGACCCCGGAAACGCCCGTGAGGCCATGCGCGAGGTCGAACTGGACGTCGAAGAGGGGGCCGACGTGTTGATGGTCAAACCCGCGCTTCCCTATCTCGATGTCGTAAGCGACGTGCGCGAGCGCTTCGATCACCCCGTCGCCGCGTACAACGTCAGCGGCGAGTACGCAATGCTCCACGCCGCTGCCGAGCAGGGGTGGCTGGACCTCGAGGAGACTGCATACGAGTCGTTGCTGTCGATCAAACGAGCGGGCGCGGATCTCATCCTGACGTACTTCGCGGAAGATCTCGCCGCACGGCTGTGA
- a CDS encoding cyclase family protein, giving the protein MHDLTHPIETGMQTYPGDPAVSVEPVATHETDGYRESSLSMGSHTGTHVDAPAHIVADGRTLAEFALDTFVRTAQVVDCRDFDAREAIPADRVPAVAPDVDCLVFWTGWDEHWNTDRYLDHPSLSPAAAQRCAEQGLAVAIDTLNPDPTPSDRASDDEPDGFPAHHAILGAGLLIFENLRNLEAVDERFELQAYPLGLDGDGAPVRAVGR; this is encoded by the coding sequence ATGCACGACCTCACCCATCCGATCGAGACCGGGATGCAGACCTATCCCGGCGATCCAGCCGTCAGCGTCGAGCCGGTCGCAACCCACGAAACCGACGGGTATCGCGAGTCCAGTCTCTCCATGGGGAGCCACACCGGGACGCACGTCGACGCCCCGGCCCATATCGTCGCTGACGGGCGGACGCTCGCCGAGTTCGCCCTCGACACCTTCGTCCGGACGGCTCAGGTGGTAGACTGTCGGGACTTCGACGCCCGCGAGGCGATTCCGGCCGATCGCGTGCCGGCGGTCGCGCCCGACGTAGACTGTCTCGTCTTCTGGACCGGGTGGGACGAGCACTGGAACACCGACCGCTATCTCGACCATCCGTCTCTCTCGCCGGCGGCCGCCCAGCGCTGTGCTGAACAGGGATTGGCGGTCGCCATCGACACGCTCAACCCCGATCCAACGCCCAGCGACCGCGCGAGCGACGACGAGCCGGACGGCTTTCCTGCACATCACGCGATACTGGGAGCTGGACTGTTGATCTTCGAGAACCTTCGGAACCTCGAAGCGGTCGATGAGCGCTTCGAGCTCCAGGCGTACCCCTTGGGGCTCGATGGCGACGGCGCACCAGTACGTGCCGTCGGCCGATGA
- the cofC gene encoding 2-phospho-L-lactate guanylyltransferase translates to MRVFVPFDASEPKTRLDPILTTDERAAFARSMLTDVLTAIERGGGDPTVVATGPIDVQVPVTIDERPLEDAVNDRIADTTVPTAVVMSDLPLVTPETIDRLFSVESDVVLAPGRGGGTNALVTRHPDFRVDYHDASIRDHRAIAAEIGVDLVEMDSYRLGTDVDEPADLAEVLLHGEGRALAWLREHGFELAVGDGRVGVER, encoded by the coding sequence ATGCGGGTTTTCGTCCCGTTCGACGCGAGCGAGCCCAAGACGCGACTCGATCCCATTCTCACGACGGACGAGCGGGCGGCGTTCGCCCGGTCGATGCTGACGGACGTTCTCACGGCGATCGAACGCGGCGGCGGCGACCCGACGGTCGTGGCGACCGGACCGATCGACGTGCAGGTGCCGGTAACTATCGACGAGCGTCCGCTCGAAGACGCCGTGAACGATCGCATCGCGGACACAACCGTCCCGACAGCCGTCGTCATGTCCGACCTGCCGCTGGTCACGCCCGAAACGATAGATCGACTGTTCAGTGTCGAGAGCGATGTCGTCCTCGCCCCGGGACGGGGTGGTGGGACGAACGCGCTCGTGACCCGCCATCCCGACTTCCGTGTCGACTACCACGACGCCTCGATCCGGGACCACCGGGCGATTGCAGCGGAGATCGGTGTGGACCTGGTCGAGATGGACTCCTATCGGTTGGGGACCGACGTCGACGAGCCGGCGGACCTCGCCGAAGTACTGTTACACGGTGAGGGGCGGGCACTCGCGTGGCTCCGCGAGCATGGGTTCGAACTCGCGGTCGGGGACGGCCGGGTCGGCGTCGAACGCTGA
- a CDS encoding DUF4398 domain-containing protein, whose protein sequence is MSWIRFSKGITLLAVLALTVVAVGTGAAVTIDTDAPSEAQAGDVTSVTVTVSDVYEDADQWTLTGSTGLVDVQGWEVTKVTPSGEAETSTFDGKTFEVPIESGENLDRISVTITGTVPEVESFSYDPPQTFDAVTLTREGGGDVAEIETASIHHYTSDSADARSTLDDARTAVENADSDEAQNRLDTAISAFEDGSFDAAQTGAKDAKNTAESAESSAQTIQYVLYGVGAIVVLALIGGGFYYYRSQQDDYDKLG, encoded by the coding sequence ATGAGTTGGATCCGCTTTTCTAAGGGCATCACCCTGCTGGCGGTACTGGCGCTGACGGTCGTGGCGGTCGGGACCGGTGCAGCGGTCACGATCGACACGGATGCGCCATCGGAAGCACAGGCTGGCGACGTGACGTCGGTCACGGTCACTGTCTCGGACGTCTACGAGGATGCCGATCAGTGGACGCTGACCGGCTCAACGGGTCTCGTCGACGTTCAGGGCTGGGAAGTGACGAAGGTCACGCCCAGCGGGGAAGCAGAGACGAGCACGTTCGACGGTAAAACCTTCGAGGTCCCGATCGAATCCGGGGAGAACCTCGATCGCATCAGCGTGACCATCACCGGGACGGTCCCGGAAGTCGAGTCGTTCTCCTACGATCCGCCACAGACCTTCGATGCAGTGACGCTCACCCGCGAGGGAGGGGGCGACGTCGCGGAGATCGAGACCGCCTCGATCCACCACTACACGTCCGATAGCGCCGACGCCCGAAGCACGCTCGACGACGCCCGGACGGCGGTCGAAAACGCCGACAGCGACGAGGCGCAGAACCGACTGGACACCGCGATCTCGGCGTTCGAGGACGGGAGTTTCGACGCGGCCCAGACGGGTGCCAAGGACGCCAAGAACACGGCTGAATCCGCCGAGTCATCCGCCCAGACGATACAGTACGTCCTCTACGGCGTCGGTGCCATCGTCGTGCTGGCGCTGATCGGTGGCGGGTTCTACTACTACCGCTCCCAGCAAGACGACTACGACAAACTGGGCTGA
- a CDS encoding P-II family nitrogen regulator, producing the protein MSAATDDTDLEMVMAIVRPEKLSDVKAALAEAGAPSLTVTQVSGRGSQPAKTGQWRGEEYVVDLHQKIKVECVVEADRTEAVAEAIREGANTGEKGDGKIFVLPVSDAMQVRTGDRGTDAL; encoded by the coding sequence ATGTCGGCAGCCACCGACGACACTGACCTCGAAATGGTGATGGCGATCGTCCGACCGGAGAAACTCAGCGACGTCAAGGCCGCCCTCGCAGAGGCCGGCGCCCCCTCGCTGACGGTCACGCAGGTCTCCGGGCGCGGCTCCCAGCCGGCCAAGACGGGCCAGTGGCGTGGCGAAGAGTACGTCGTTGACCTCCACCAGAAGATCAAAGTCGAGTGTGTCGTCGAAGCCGATCGCACCGAGGCCGTCGCCGAGGCGATCCGCGAGGGGGCCAACACGGGGGAGAAAGGCGACGGCAAGATCTTCGTTTTGCCAGTCAGTGACGCTATGCAGGTCCGTACCGGGGATCGCGGGACCGACGCGCTCTGA
- a CDS encoding ammonium transporter: MAVGGEVASGINMVWALTVAFLIFFMQPGFALLEAGQVRAKNVGNVLMKNMTDWTLGVLAYFLIGYGVAGIIGPATSGGGIDIGAAFAYWGSPGGWVTWLVGAVFAMTAATIVSGAVAERMNFGAYVFVAFVMTAVIYPVSEGITWWGGLLASGGFIGEAIGVGYLDFAGATVVHMLGGIAGLVGAYMVGPRKGRYDENGNSQPIPGHSMLLAVLGTLILAFGWFGFNVGTSSIFTGGGEFLGEQLGRVALNTTLGMGAGALMAMVVSNAWQGKPDPLWTANGLLAGLVAVTGAVPHVTWWGGMILGGLAGALVLPAFRFTVDTLGIDDVCGVFAVHGVAGAVGTALIPLFYTEAGGMVLFGDPWAFAGVDVLVMQIVGVIVIALWAIVGTAITFGIADVLFGLRVTDEEEDIGLDEGEHGVTVYPEFVGGEPGSPGTGPAVSPDGGEIRTDGGRSPNGGENE; the protein is encoded by the coding sequence ATGGCTGTCGGTGGAGAAGTCGCCAGCGGCATCAACATGGTGTGGGCGCTGACGGTAGCATTCCTTATCTTCTTCATGCAGCCCGGGTTCGCGCTGCTGGAGGCCGGCCAGGTCCGTGCGAAAAACGTCGGCAACGTCCTGATGAAGAACATGACCGACTGGACGCTCGGCGTGCTCGCGTACTTCTTGATCGGGTACGGGGTCGCTGGGATCATCGGGCCAGCGACCAGTGGCGGTGGCATCGACATCGGCGCTGCCTTCGCCTACTGGGGCAGTCCCGGCGGCTGGGTCACCTGGCTCGTCGGCGCGGTCTTCGCGATGACGGCGGCGACGATTGTTTCCGGAGCGGTCGCCGAACGGATGAACTTCGGCGCGTACGTCTTCGTCGCCTTCGTGATGACCGCCGTGATCTACCCCGTCAGCGAGGGGATCACGTGGTGGGGCGGGCTGCTGGCATCGGGCGGATTCATCGGTGAGGCCATCGGCGTCGGCTACCTCGACTTCGCCGGTGCGACCGTCGTTCACATGCTGGGCGGTATCGCCGGGCTCGTCGGTGCCTACATGGTCGGCCCGCGGAAGGGGCGCTACGACGAAAACGGCAACAGCCAGCCGATCCCCGGCCACTCGATGCTGCTTGCCGTCCTCGGGACGTTGATCCTTGCGTTCGGCTGGTTCGGGTTCAACGTCGGTACGTCGTCGATCTTCACGGGCGGCGGCGAGTTCCTCGGCGAGCAGCTCGGGCGCGTCGCGCTGAACACGACGCTTGGCATGGGTGCCGGCGCGCTGATGGCGATGGTCGTCTCCAACGCCTGGCAGGGCAAGCCGGACCCGCTGTGGACCGCGAACGGCTTGCTGGCCGGGCTCGTGGCCGTGACGGGTGCCGTTCCCCACGTCACGTGGTGGGGCGGCATGATCCTCGGCGGGCTGGCCGGCGCGCTGGTGTTGCCGGCCTTCCGGTTCACCGTGGACACGCTCGGCATCGATGACGTCTGTGGCGTCTTCGCGGTTCACGGCGTCGCCGGCGCGGTCGGGACGGCACTAATCCCGTTGTTCTACACCGAGGCCGGCGGTATGGTTCTCTTCGGCGATCCGTGGGCCTTTGCCGGTGTGGACGTCCTCGTGATGCAGATCGTCGGCGTCATTGTCATCGCCCTCTGGGCGATCGTCGGCACGGCAATCACCTTCGGGATCGCGGACGTCCTCTTTGGCCTTCGCGTCACTGATGAGGAGGAGGATATCGGCCTCGACGAGGGCGAACACGGCGTCACGGTCTACCCCGAGTTCGTCGGTGGCGAACCCGGCTCGCCCGGGACTGGTCCGGCCGTCAGCCCCGACGGCGGCGAGATCCGGACGGACGGCGGTCGCTCGCCCAACGGGGGTGAGAACGAATGA
- a CDS encoding ammonium transporter has protein sequence MAVDPSVLTDGVNSLWILVVTFLIFFMHAGFAMLEAGQVRAKNVANQLTKNLLTWSVGVSLFFVVGYGIAQAVAGLGFTPAFDLAPTGWIDWLFGAVFAMTAATIVSGAVAGRAKLRAYVTYTIVLAAVIYPVVIGFTWTAETGLVASITGMVLGTEIAFQDFAGGMIVHGMGGIAGLTAAWILGPRLGRFDGDSVTVIPGHSITFAVLGTLMLAFGWYGFNVGTQFEILVTQGDGIAFMGDALGRVAMATTLSMAAGAMGAGLVAWLKTGKVDTLYVANGLLAGLVGITAIPNTTAWWGAFVVGGLAGAQLPVVFTFVEKRLHIDDVCAVFPVHGSAGMLGALAFPFVAAPGVLADRGVTVVEAFVAQVIGVSLIAAWTVLATALVWGGLRALGEARVSAPHERDGLDASEHGVETYPEFGAGEEPTVMTDGAPELRTDGGGRDE, from the coding sequence GTGGCCGTCGATCCGTCGGTACTCACAGACGGGGTCAACAGCCTCTGGATTCTCGTCGTGACCTTCCTGATTTTCTTCATGCACGCGGGCTTCGCCATGCTCGAGGCCGGCCAGGTTCGGGCCAAAAACGTCGCCAACCAGTTGACGAAGAATCTGTTGACCTGGAGCGTCGGAGTGTCGTTGTTCTTCGTCGTCGGGTACGGCATCGCCCAGGCCGTCGCTGGACTGGGCTTTACCCCCGCGTTCGACCTCGCGCCGACCGGCTGGATCGACTGGCTGTTCGGCGCGGTCTTCGCGATGACGGCGGCGACGATCGTCTCCGGGGCCGTCGCCGGCCGGGCGAAGCTCCGGGCGTACGTCACCTACACGATTGTCCTCGCGGCGGTCATCTACCCCGTCGTGATCGGGTTTACCTGGACGGCCGAGACAGGACTGGTCGCTTCGATCACGGGCATGGTGCTCGGTACCGAGATCGCCTTCCAGGACTTCGCGGGCGGCATGATCGTCCACGGCATGGGTGGGATCGCCGGGCTGACAGCGGCCTGGATTCTGGGCCCGCGTCTGGGCCGCTTCGACGGTGACTCGGTTACCGTCATTCCGGGCCACTCGATCACGTTCGCCGTCCTGGGGACGCTCATGCTCGCCTTTGGCTGGTACGGGTTCAACGTCGGCACGCAGTTCGAGATCCTCGTCACCCAGGGTGACGGGATCGCCTTCATGGGCGACGCCCTCGGGCGGGTAGCGATGGCGACGACCCTCTCGATGGCCGCCGGAGCGATGGGGGCCGGCCTCGTCGCCTGGCTGAAGACCGGGAAGGTCGACACGCTGTACGTCGCCAACGGCCTGCTTGCCGGGCTCGTCGGGATCACGGCGATCCCCAACACGACGGCCTGGTGGGGTGCGTTCGTCGTCGGCGGGCTGGCCGGCGCACAGTTGCCGGTCGTGTTCACGTTCGTCGAGAAGCGCCTCCACATCGACGACGTCTGTGCGGTCTTTCCCGTCCACGGCAGTGCCGGGATGCTCGGTGCCCTGGCGTTCCCCTTCGTGGCCGCGCCGGGCGTGCTCGCAGACCGCGGAGTTACCGTCGTCGAGGCCTTCGTCGCCCAAGTTATCGGCGTCTCGCTGATCGCGGCCTGGACGGTCCTCGCGACGGCGCTCGTCTGGGGCGGACTCCGTGCGCTCGGGGAGGCTCGCGTCTCTGCACCCCACGAGCGCGACGGCCTGGACGCTTCCGAACACGGCGTCGAGACCTACCCCGAGTTCGGCGCTGGCGAGGAGCCGACGGTGATGACCGACGGCGCACCCGAACTCCGGACAGACGGAGGTGGTCGCGATGAGTGA
- a CDS encoding P-II family nitrogen regulator, with the protein MSDDDIKLVMAMIRPDRLGAVKQALAEVGAPSLTVTQVSGRGSQAAKKGQWRGEEYVVDLLQKVKIECVVSEIPAEDVVEAIREAAHTGEKGDGKIFVLPVEDAIQVRTGESGPEAV; encoded by the coding sequence ATGAGTGACGACGACATCAAGCTGGTCATGGCGATGATCCGGCCCGACCGGCTGGGTGCGGTCAAACAGGCCCTCGCGGAAGTCGGCGCGCCCTCACTGACGGTGACGCAGGTGTCGGGCCGTGGCTCGCAGGCCGCCAAGAAGGGCCAATGGCGCGGCGAGGAGTACGTCGTCGACCTGCTCCAGAAGGTCAAAATCGAGTGTGTGGTCTCGGAGATCCCCGCCGAGGACGTCGTCGAAGCGATCCGGGAAGCGGCCCACACCGGCGAGAAGGGCGACGGCAAGATCTTCGTCCTGCCGGTCGAGGACGCCATCCAGGTCCGCACCGGCGAGAGCGGCCCGGAAGCAGTCTGA
- a CDS encoding P-II family nitrogen regulator has product MAVVRPEKLGAVKTALAEVDAPSLTVTQVSGRGSQAAKTGQWRGEEYVVDLHQKVKIECIVADVPSEDVVEAIREAAHTGEKGDGKIFVLPVADAVQVRTGESGPDAV; this is encoded by the coding sequence ATGGCGGTCGTCCGCCCGGAGAAACTCGGTGCCGTCAAGACGGCGCTGGCGGAGGTAGACGCACCCTCCCTGACAGTGACTCAGGTCTCCGGGCGCGGATCCCAGGCCGCCAAGACGGGGCAGTGGCGCGGCGAGGAGTACGTCGTCGACCTCCACCAGAAGGTCAAAATCGAGTGTATCGTCGCCGACGTACCAAGCGAGGATGTCGTCGAAGCGATTCGGGAGGCTGCCCACACCGGCGAGAAGGGCGACGGCAAGATCTTCGTCCTGCCGGTCGCCGACGCTGTCCAGGTTCGGACCGGCGAGTCTGGTCCGGACGCCGTCTGA
- the hemL gene encoding glutamate-1-semialdehyde 2,1-aminomutase — protein MNHERSRELYDRALSVAPGGVNSSVRAIQPYPFFVEKGDGGHVIDADGNRYLDFVMGYGPLLLGHDLPEQVQSAIQQRAAEGPMYGAPTEVEVELAEFIARHVPSVEMTRFVNSGTEATVSAVRLARGYTGRDKIVIMQGSYHGAQESTLVEGEGHHTQPSSPGIPESFAEHTITVPFNDEEYVKGVFENHGDEIAAVMTEPILGNHGIVHPVSGYHETLRDLCDEYGSLLIFDEVITGFRVGGPQCAQGKFGIEPDVTTFGKIVGGGFPVGAIGGKSEIIEQFTPAGDVFQSGTFSGHPVTMAAGLETLRYAAENDVWEHVNDLGQQMREGLTEIVADRAPEYTVVGSDSMFKVIFTRGGESGENYCGSGCRQRESCPSYGACPKNGSDVDRAETERWERLFWPAMKDQGVFLTPNQFESQFVSAAHTEEDIEKALEAYKEAL, from the coding sequence ATGAACCACGAGCGCTCTCGGGAACTGTACGATCGCGCGTTGTCGGTCGCCCCGGGTGGGGTCAACTCCTCCGTGCGAGCGATCCAACCGTACCCCTTCTTCGTCGAAAAGGGCGACGGCGGCCACGTCATCGATGCCGACGGCAACCGCTATCTGGACTTCGTGATGGGCTACGGACCACTTCTGCTCGGCCACGACCTGCCCGAACAGGTCCAGTCAGCCATCCAGCAGCGAGCGGCCGAAGGACCGATGTACGGCGCACCGACGGAGGTCGAGGTCGAACTCGCGGAGTTCATCGCTCGCCACGTCCCCAGCGTCGAGATGACGCGCTTCGTCAACTCGGGGACCGAAGCGACCGTCTCGGCCGTCCGATTGGCTCGCGGGTACACAGGACGAGACAAGATCGTCATCATGCAGGGCTCCTATCACGGCGCCCAGGAATCCACGCTCGTCGAGGGCGAGGGCCATCATACCCAGCCGTCGAGTCCGGGCATCCCAGAGAGTTTCGCCGAGCACACCATCACCGTGCCGTTCAACGACGAGGAGTACGTCAAAGGCGTCTTCGAGAATCACGGTGACGAGATCGCGGCGGTCATGACCGAGCCGATCCTTGGCAACCACGGCATCGTCCACCCCGTCTCCGGCTACCACGAGACCCTCCGCGATCTCTGTGACGAGTACGGCTCGTTGCTCATCTTCGACGAGGTGATCACGGGCTTCCGAGTGGGCGGTCCCCAGTGTGCTCAGGGCAAGTTCGGGATCGAACCCGACGTGACCACGTTCGGGAAGATCGTCGGCGGCGGATTCCCGGTCGGGGCGATCGGCGGCAAGAGCGAGATCATCGAACAGTTCACGCCCGCGGGCGATGTCTTCCAGTCGGGCACCTTCTCGGGACATCCAGTGACGATGGCCGCCGGCTTGGAGACGTTGCGCTACGCTGCCGAGAACGACGTCTGGGAGCACGTCAACGATCTGGGCCAGCAAATGCGCGAGGGCCTGACCGAGATTGTCGCCGATCGCGCCCCCGAATACACCGTCGTCGGATCGGACTCGATGTTCAAGGTGATCTTCACCCGCGGCGGTGAGAGTGGCGAGAATTACTGTGGGTCGGGCTGTCGCCAGCGCGAATCCTGCCCGAGCTACGGAGCTTGTCCAAAGAACGGATCCGATGTGGATCGCGCCGAAACCGAGCGCTGGGAGCGGCTCTTCTGGCCGGCGATGAAAGACCAGGGTGTGTTCCTCACGCCCAACCAGTTCGAATCCCAGTTCGTCTCGGCGGCCCATACTGAGGAAGACATCGAGAAAGCGCTGGAAGCGTACAAAGAAGCGCTGTAG
- the cofG gene encoding 7,8-didemethyl-8-hydroxy-5-deazariboflavin synthase subunit CofG gives MIPGAEAYDVEIEIDPVERERLLSVTPADVPEPTDLSFSRNVFVPLTTACRYTCTYCTYYDPPGEASLLSPESVREICQDGAAAGCTEALFTFGDDPDDRYDGIDAQLAAWGHDSIHTYLREVCEIALEEGLLPHANPGDQTREQMAAVADVNASMGVMLETTADVVAHSGSRRKEPGQRLATIRTAGELGVPFTTGILVGIGEDFEDRAESILAIRDLHDRYGHVQEVIVQPVSPNERWNRDPPSLETMRRTVAMARAGLPAEIAVQVPPNLARTRELLDCGVDDLGGVSPVTDDHVNPDYAWPALEELRAIAAKARVPLQERLPVYERYVDEAWLGEPVLAAIRAEGQAGERFRAVRSE, from the coding sequence GTGATTCCCGGCGCGGAGGCGTATGACGTCGAGATCGAAATCGATCCCGTCGAGCGCGAGCGACTGCTCTCGGTCACGCCGGCCGACGTTCCCGAGCCGACGGATCTGTCATTTTCCCGTAACGTCTTCGTGCCGCTGACGACCGCCTGCCGGTATACCTGTACGTACTGCACCTACTACGATCCGCCGGGAGAGGCCTCGTTACTCTCGCCCGAATCCGTCCGTGAGATCTGCCAGGACGGTGCGGCGGCCGGGTGTACCGAGGCGCTGTTCACCTTCGGCGACGATCCGGACGATCGCTACGACGGGATCGACGCCCAACTCGCCGCGTGGGGCCACGATTCGATTCACACCTACCTCCGTGAAGTCTGTGAGATCGCCTTAGAGGAGGGGCTGCTCCCGCACGCGAACCCGGGCGATCAGACCCGCGAGCAGATGGCCGCGGTGGCAGACGTCAACGCCAGCATGGGCGTGATGCTCGAAACGACCGCCGACGTGGTCGCTCACTCGGGATCACGCCGGAAAGAACCGGGCCAGCGACTGGCGACGATCCGGACGGCCGGCGAACTCGGCGTTCCTTTCACGACGGGGATCCTCGTCGGCATCGGCGAGGACTTCGAGGACCGCGCTGAGAGCATTCTCGCGATCCGTGACCTTCACGACCGATACGGTCACGTCCAGGAAGTGATCGTCCAGCCGGTCTCGCCGAACGAACGCTGGAACCGGGACCCGCCGAGTCTCGAAACGATGCGCCGGACGGTGGCGATGGCGCGAGCGGGGCTTCCCGCGGAAATCGCGGTCCAGGTGCCGCCGAACCTCGCCCGAACGCGTGAGCTACTGGACTGTGGTGTCGACGACCTCGGCGGCGTCTCGCCGGTCACCGACGACCACGTGAACCCCGATTACGCCTGGCCGGCCCTCGAGGAACTCCGGGCGATCGCCGCAAAAGCGAGAGTCCCGCTGCAGGAGCGGCTCCCAGTCTACGAGCGCTACGTCGACGAGGCGTGGCTGGGTGAGCCGGTCCTCGCGGCGATCCGGGCCGAGGGCCAGGCTGGCGAGCGCTTCCGGGCGGTGCGTTCGGAATAG